One region of Esox lucius isolate fEsoLuc1 chromosome 17, fEsoLuc1.pri, whole genome shotgun sequence genomic DNA includes:
- the eps8l3a gene encoding epidermal growth factor receptor kinase substrate 8-like protein 3 isoform X2 — protein MYRSSSPYDFDSCSYTGSVQSNQSNTFSLDDRSSQISNLSRPSAKSIYMQRKEYADSITKIMSKFQYRVEHLFTCDLDGEEVQDVNDCVKRLKMLDESGRVWGQDMLLEVRNGYLLLTDIETKEELESLSLSSIVEVKAVMDSCVYNSLLTVSAKDLNKKTTSVFMFQCEDRRADLMKPDLERTLPKQRDDASNHTNNSRGNPEVLAGQTWNLHNDGPPIKSSGWTPPEDPTAQWSAPDYDDSSSVPTMSREGPPLLRNKTLVQPIFVEDEPLPEPVSQPQAYTETDRNVDILNHIFNDIEIFMGKVAAKAAKAGKKKKKKNKGFECMPPEEEFKICLQKIKCGFNLLGELNGKISNPSAPEFVHCLFSTLAFVVSHCPEDLPPTIVAPLLEPECIRLLSEEASPEEDKLWQSLGDAWNIPSTKWPEDDEDIPTYTPVFYDGWQPAEVTPSPTERQPERRQQSPNQSPYLTPEKKDAPGTHAPSRPDEPNPSYMRVMYDFIARNNKELSISKGAVVQLLDMSKKWWKVRNNLGEEGYVPNNILESLDKEAEKQETSGLPSLSKSSKPAQVMAWLEYKGFSKITVRCLGVLSGSMLLGMTREELKIVCPEEGGRVFFQLQNIKSALALASEIRPIEP, from the exons ATGTATCGAAGTTCTAGTCCCTACGACTTTGACTCATGCAGTTACACTGGATCTGTCCAGTCCAATCAGTCCAA TACCTTTTCACTGGATGATCGATCATCACAGATATCTAATCTGAGCAGACCTAGTGCCAAGTCAATTTACA TGCAGAGGAAGGAGTATGCTGATTCTATCACCAAGATAATGAGCAAATTCCAATATAGAGTAGAG CACCTGTTCACATGTGACCTGGATGGTGAGGAGGTGCAGGACGTGAATGACTGTGTTAAGAGACTAAAGATGCTGGACGAGAGTGGCCGGGTCTGGGGACAGGATATGCTCCTGGAGGTCCGCAATGGATACCTTCTACTAACAGACATCGAGACCAAG GAGGAGCTGGAGTCCCTGTCTCTGAGCAGCATTGTGGAGGTGAAGGCTGTTATGGACAGCTGTGTGTACAACTCCCTACTGACCGTGAGTGCCAAGGACTTGAACAAGAAGACCACCAGCGTGTTCATGTTCCAGTGTGAGGACCGCAGG GCAGATTTAATGAAACCGGACCTAGAGAGAACACTCCCTAAGCAGAGAGATGATGCAAGCAATCACACCAACAACAG TAGGGGCAATCCAGAGGTTTTGGCGGGACAAACTTGGAATCTTCATAACGATGGCCCACCTATCAAGAGTAGTGGTTGGACTCCTCCAGAGGACCCCACCGCTCAGTGGAGTGCTCCGGACTATG ACGATTCTTCATCTGTTCCTACAATGTCGAGAGAAGGGCCCCCTCTCCTGAGGAACAAAACCCTGGTTCAGCCCATTTTTGTGGAGGATGAACCCCTTCCAGAACCTGTCTCTCAACCACAAGCATACACAGAGACTGATAGAAATGTG GACATCTTGAATCATATTTTCAATGACATTGAGATCTTTATGGGCAAAGTTGCTGCTAAAGCAGCCAAAGCtgggaagaaaaagaagaaaaagaataaAG GCTTTGAATGCATGCCACCAGAAGAGGAATTTAAAATTTGTCTCCAGAAAATAAAATGCGGGTTCAATCTCCTG GGCGAGCTCAATGGAAAGATTAGCAATCCCAGCGCTCCTGAATTTGTCCACTGCCTCTTCTCTACACTGGCATTT gtgGTCTCCCACTGCCCCGAGGATCTGCCACCCACCATTGTTGCGCCGCTACTGGAGCCGGAGTGTATCCGTTTGCTGAGTGAGGAGGCCAGCCCCGAGGAGGACAAGCTGTGGCAGTCACTGGGAGACGCCTGGAACATCCCAAG CACAAAATGGCCGGAAGATGACGAAGACATCCCTACCTACACTCCCGTGTTCTACGACGGTTGGCAGCCTGCAGAGGTAACCCCATCTCCCACAGAGAGACAGCCTGAGAGAAGGCAGCAGAGTCCCAATCAAAGTCCGTATTTAACTCCTGAAAAG AAAGATGCCCCAGGGACGCATGCACCATCACG TCCCGACGAGCCTAACCCCAGTTACATGCGTGTGATGTATGACTTCATTGCGAGGAACAACAAAGAGCTGAGCATCTCAAAGGGAGCGGTGGTTCAG CTACTGGACATGTCCAAGAAATGGTGGAAAGTTCGAAACAATCTAGGGGAAGAGGGTTATGTACCCAACAacattctggagtctctggacAAGGAGGCTGAAAAGCAG GAGACCAGCGGCCTTCCATCCTTATCCAAGAGTTCCAAACCCGCCCAGGTGATGGCTTGGCTGGAATACAAGGGCTTCAGTAAAAT aACGGTGCGCTGTTTGGGCGTTCTGAGTGGCTCTATGCTCCTAGGAATGACGAGAGAAGAGTTGAAGATTGTGTGTCCTGAGGAGGGGGGTCGGGTCTTTTTCCAGCTCCAGAACATCAAGTCGGCCTTAGCT
- the LOC105017146 gene encoding TRAF3-interacting JNK-activating modulator — protein MEIQKTLRTRRPRRESYDQKLEQRAAKHEVLRDRNNTTTCRSPGHKLEADWKSEMQQKRQMEFQRRRNISQTATPQVDERESNKETKVTMRTNRQRVPLIHRQSLISAEELGITWPNVHSIEKATWITSPTLHGTEEQNKTVNKQCGLVKLSSQLEQRNACCQTEYGYITVKEADLLQLAEYLQEALWREDSLKQKLAALQRTTSTLLLSHDNVWKNCYKEDKMKGKIGALESQLKICVQKLSRDGAKMLLLQSEQQRQELEEVAVATLQRVTDQKTKAQDRAHSLEMALQTTQAESSQWRERYEEERRKCTHLRTSRAKNIDHINLLQSQLESVTGQEATLQKQLLQHQQTKADLHMKINILEGKLSIYRSQLETQRQQDTKKEQETMKGDEQDFIEPTLNEQLHPAASHNSHEQSVIENNSRKRERRCCSCPILSLFLVILVVTILFLLLANIPTRNQLWDLYQELQDRTEKYLDDMKLAQHCYRPM, from the exons ATGGAGATCCAAAAAACCCTTAGGACGAGGCGACCTCGGAGGGAGAGCTACGACCAAAAGCTGGAACAACGGGCAGCAAAGCACGAAGTCTTGAGGGATCGTAACAACACCACAACATGTCGCAGCCCAGGACACAAACTGGAGGCAGACTGGAAGAGTGAGATGCAACAGAAAAGACAGATGGAGTTTCAGAGAAGAAGAAACATTTCCCAGACTGCAACTCCTCAGGTTGATGAAAGAGAGTCAAACAAGGAGACCAAAGTCACCATGAGGACCAACCGGCAGAGAGTGCCGCTGATACACAGACAGTCCCTCATCTCAGCAGAGGAGCTGGGGATCACTTGGCCCAATGTACACTCCATCGAGAAG GCAACATGGATCACATCACCAACATTGCATGGGACagaagaacaaaacaaaacag TAAACAAACAGTGTGGCCTAGTGAAGTTATCCAGTCAACTGGAACAGAGGAATGCCTGCTGTCAGACAGA GTATGGCTATATCACAGTGAAGGAGGCA GACCTTCTTCAACTGGCTGAGTATCTGCAG GAAGCTCTTTGGCGAGAGGATTCTCTGAAACAGAAACTAGCCGCGCTGCAGCGCACCACCTCTACCTTGCTGCTCTCACACGACAATGTCTGGAAG AACTGTTACAAAGAGGACAAGATGAAGGGGAAGATTGGAGCACTGGAGTCACAGCTGAAGATCTGTGTCCAG AAGCTGTCCAGGGATGGAGCCAAGATGCTACTGCTTCAGTCAGAGCAGCAGAGGCAAGAGTTGGAGGAGGTGGCCGTGGCCACGCTACAGAGGGTCACTGACCAGAAGACCAAGGCCCAGGACAGGGCTCACAGCCTGGAG ATGGCACTGCAGACTACCCAGGCAGAGTCTTCACAGTGGAGAGAGCGCTacgaggaggagaggagaaaatgcACTCATCTGAGGACCTCTCGGGCGAAGAACATTGACCATATAAACCTGTTACAAAGCCAGCTAGAG AGTGTGACTGGTCAGGAGGCAACACTGCAGAAGCAGCTATTACAGCACCAACAGACCAAGGCTGATCTCCACATGAAGATCAACATCCTAGAAGGCAAACTCAGCATCTACAGGTCACAactagagacacagagacagcaggACACCAAAAAAGAGCAGGAGACGATGAAAGGAGATGAACAAGACTTCATAG AACCTACCTTAAATGAGCAGCTACACCCAGCCGCGTCACACAACAGCCATGAACAGAGCGTAATAGAAAACAACAGCCGTAAGAGAGAG AGACGCTGTTGTTCCTGTCCCATCCTGTCTCTGTTCCTGGTCATTTTGGTGGTGACCATTTTGTTCTTGTTACTGGCCAATATTCCCACAAGGAACCAGCTGTGGGACCTTTaccaagaactacaggacagaACAGAGAAGTACCTTGATGACATGAAATTAGCACAGCATTGCTATAGGCCTATGTGA
- the eps8l3a gene encoding epidermal growth factor receptor kinase substrate 8-like protein 3 isoform X3, whose translation MQRKEYADSITKIMSKFQYRVEHLFTCDLDGEEVQDVNDCVKRLKMLDESGRVWGQDMLLEVRNGYLLLTDIETKEELESLSLSSIVEVKAVMDSCVYNSLLTVSAKDLNKKTTSVFMFQCEDRRADLMKPDLERTLPKQRDDASNHTNNSRGNPEVLAGQTWNLHNDGPPIKSSGWTPPEDPTAQWSAPDYDDSSSVPTMSREGPPLLRNKTLVQPIFVEDEPLPEPVSQPQAYTETDRNVDILNHIFNDIEIFMGKVAAKAAKAGKKKKKKNKGKGFECMPPEEEFKICLQKIKCGFNLLGELNGKISNPSAPEFVHCLFSTLAFVVSHCPEDLPPTIVAPLLEPECIRLLSEEASPEEDKLWQSLGDAWNIPSTKWPEDDEDIPTYTPVFYDGWQPAEVTPSPTERQPERRQQSPNQSPYLTPEKKDAPGTHAPSRPDEPNPSYMRVMYDFIARNNKELSISKGAVVQLLDMSKKWWKVRNNLGEEGYVPNNILESLDKEAEKQETSGLPSLSKSSKPAQVMAWLEYKGFSKITVRCLGVLSGSMLLGMTREELKIVCPEEGGRVFFQLQNIKSALALASEIRPIEP comes from the exons A TGCAGAGGAAGGAGTATGCTGATTCTATCACCAAGATAATGAGCAAATTCCAATATAGAGTAGAG CACCTGTTCACATGTGACCTGGATGGTGAGGAGGTGCAGGACGTGAATGACTGTGTTAAGAGACTAAAGATGCTGGACGAGAGTGGCCGGGTCTGGGGACAGGATATGCTCCTGGAGGTCCGCAATGGATACCTTCTACTAACAGACATCGAGACCAAG GAGGAGCTGGAGTCCCTGTCTCTGAGCAGCATTGTGGAGGTGAAGGCTGTTATGGACAGCTGTGTGTACAACTCCCTACTGACCGTGAGTGCCAAGGACTTGAACAAGAAGACCACCAGCGTGTTCATGTTCCAGTGTGAGGACCGCAGG GCAGATTTAATGAAACCGGACCTAGAGAGAACACTCCCTAAGCAGAGAGATGATGCAAGCAATCACACCAACAACAG TAGGGGCAATCCAGAGGTTTTGGCGGGACAAACTTGGAATCTTCATAACGATGGCCCACCTATCAAGAGTAGTGGTTGGACTCCTCCAGAGGACCCCACCGCTCAGTGGAGTGCTCCGGACTATG ACGATTCTTCATCTGTTCCTACAATGTCGAGAGAAGGGCCCCCTCTCCTGAGGAACAAAACCCTGGTTCAGCCCATTTTTGTGGAGGATGAACCCCTTCCAGAACCTGTCTCTCAACCACAAGCATACACAGAGACTGATAGAAATGTG GACATCTTGAATCATATTTTCAATGACATTGAGATCTTTATGGGCAAAGTTGCTGCTAAAGCAGCCAAAGCtgggaagaaaaagaagaaaaagaataaAGGTAAAG GCTTTGAATGCATGCCACCAGAAGAGGAATTTAAAATTTGTCTCCAGAAAATAAAATGCGGGTTCAATCTCCTG GGCGAGCTCAATGGAAAGATTAGCAATCCCAGCGCTCCTGAATTTGTCCACTGCCTCTTCTCTACACTGGCATTT gtgGTCTCCCACTGCCCCGAGGATCTGCCACCCACCATTGTTGCGCCGCTACTGGAGCCGGAGTGTATCCGTTTGCTGAGTGAGGAGGCCAGCCCCGAGGAGGACAAGCTGTGGCAGTCACTGGGAGACGCCTGGAACATCCCAAG CACAAAATGGCCGGAAGATGACGAAGACATCCCTACCTACACTCCCGTGTTCTACGACGGTTGGCAGCCTGCAGAGGTAACCCCATCTCCCACAGAGAGACAGCCTGAGAGAAGGCAGCAGAGTCCCAATCAAAGTCCGTATTTAACTCCTGAAAAG AAAGATGCCCCAGGGACGCATGCACCATCACG TCCCGACGAGCCTAACCCCAGTTACATGCGTGTGATGTATGACTTCATTGCGAGGAACAACAAAGAGCTGAGCATCTCAAAGGGAGCGGTGGTTCAG CTACTGGACATGTCCAAGAAATGGTGGAAAGTTCGAAACAATCTAGGGGAAGAGGGTTATGTACCCAACAacattctggagtctctggacAAGGAGGCTGAAAAGCAG GAGACCAGCGGCCTTCCATCCTTATCCAAGAGTTCCAAACCCGCCCAGGTGATGGCTTGGCTGGAATACAAGGGCTTCAGTAAAAT aACGGTGCGCTGTTTGGGCGTTCTGAGTGGCTCTATGCTCCTAGGAATGACGAGAGAAGAGTTGAAGATTGTGTGTCCTGAGGAGGGGGGTCGGGTCTTTTTCCAGCTCCAGAACATCAAGTCGGCCTTAGCT
- the eps8l3a gene encoding epidermal growth factor receptor kinase substrate 8-like protein 3 isoform X1: MYRSSSPYDFDSCSYTGSVQSNQSNTFSLDDRSSQISNLSRPSAKSIYMQRKEYADSITKIMSKFQYRVEHLFTCDLDGEEVQDVNDCVKRLKMLDESGRVWGQDMLLEVRNGYLLLTDIETKEELESLSLSSIVEVKAVMDSCVYNSLLTVSAKDLNKKTTSVFMFQCEDRRADLMKPDLERTLPKQRDDASNHTNNSRGNPEVLAGQTWNLHNDGPPIKSSGWTPPEDPTAQWSAPDYDDSSSVPTMSREGPPLLRNKTLVQPIFVEDEPLPEPVSQPQAYTETDRNVDILNHIFNDIEIFMGKVAAKAAKAGKKKKKKNKGKGFECMPPEEEFKICLQKIKCGFNLLGELNGKISNPSAPEFVHCLFSTLAFVVSHCPEDLPPTIVAPLLEPECIRLLSEEASPEEDKLWQSLGDAWNIPSTKWPEDDEDIPTYTPVFYDGWQPAEVTPSPTERQPERRQQSPNQSPYLTPEKKDAPGTHAPSRPDEPNPSYMRVMYDFIARNNKELSISKGAVVQLLDMSKKWWKVRNNLGEEGYVPNNILESLDKEAEKQETSGLPSLSKSSKPAQVMAWLEYKGFSKITVRCLGVLSGSMLLGMTREELKIVCPEEGGRVFFQLQNIKSALALASEIRPIEP, translated from the exons ATGTATCGAAGTTCTAGTCCCTACGACTTTGACTCATGCAGTTACACTGGATCTGTCCAGTCCAATCAGTCCAA TACCTTTTCACTGGATGATCGATCATCACAGATATCTAATCTGAGCAGACCTAGTGCCAAGTCAATTTACA TGCAGAGGAAGGAGTATGCTGATTCTATCACCAAGATAATGAGCAAATTCCAATATAGAGTAGAG CACCTGTTCACATGTGACCTGGATGGTGAGGAGGTGCAGGACGTGAATGACTGTGTTAAGAGACTAAAGATGCTGGACGAGAGTGGCCGGGTCTGGGGACAGGATATGCTCCTGGAGGTCCGCAATGGATACCTTCTACTAACAGACATCGAGACCAAG GAGGAGCTGGAGTCCCTGTCTCTGAGCAGCATTGTGGAGGTGAAGGCTGTTATGGACAGCTGTGTGTACAACTCCCTACTGACCGTGAGTGCCAAGGACTTGAACAAGAAGACCACCAGCGTGTTCATGTTCCAGTGTGAGGACCGCAGG GCAGATTTAATGAAACCGGACCTAGAGAGAACACTCCCTAAGCAGAGAGATGATGCAAGCAATCACACCAACAACAG TAGGGGCAATCCAGAGGTTTTGGCGGGACAAACTTGGAATCTTCATAACGATGGCCCACCTATCAAGAGTAGTGGTTGGACTCCTCCAGAGGACCCCACCGCTCAGTGGAGTGCTCCGGACTATG ACGATTCTTCATCTGTTCCTACAATGTCGAGAGAAGGGCCCCCTCTCCTGAGGAACAAAACCCTGGTTCAGCCCATTTTTGTGGAGGATGAACCCCTTCCAGAACCTGTCTCTCAACCACAAGCATACACAGAGACTGATAGAAATGTG GACATCTTGAATCATATTTTCAATGACATTGAGATCTTTATGGGCAAAGTTGCTGCTAAAGCAGCCAAAGCtgggaagaaaaagaagaaaaagaataaAGGTAAAG GCTTTGAATGCATGCCACCAGAAGAGGAATTTAAAATTTGTCTCCAGAAAATAAAATGCGGGTTCAATCTCCTG GGCGAGCTCAATGGAAAGATTAGCAATCCCAGCGCTCCTGAATTTGTCCACTGCCTCTTCTCTACACTGGCATTT gtgGTCTCCCACTGCCCCGAGGATCTGCCACCCACCATTGTTGCGCCGCTACTGGAGCCGGAGTGTATCCGTTTGCTGAGTGAGGAGGCCAGCCCCGAGGAGGACAAGCTGTGGCAGTCACTGGGAGACGCCTGGAACATCCCAAG CACAAAATGGCCGGAAGATGACGAAGACATCCCTACCTACACTCCCGTGTTCTACGACGGTTGGCAGCCTGCAGAGGTAACCCCATCTCCCACAGAGAGACAGCCTGAGAGAAGGCAGCAGAGTCCCAATCAAAGTCCGTATTTAACTCCTGAAAAG AAAGATGCCCCAGGGACGCATGCACCATCACG TCCCGACGAGCCTAACCCCAGTTACATGCGTGTGATGTATGACTTCATTGCGAGGAACAACAAAGAGCTGAGCATCTCAAAGGGAGCGGTGGTTCAG CTACTGGACATGTCCAAGAAATGGTGGAAAGTTCGAAACAATCTAGGGGAAGAGGGTTATGTACCCAACAacattctggagtctctggacAAGGAGGCTGAAAAGCAG GAGACCAGCGGCCTTCCATCCTTATCCAAGAGTTCCAAACCCGCCCAGGTGATGGCTTGGCTGGAATACAAGGGCTTCAGTAAAAT aACGGTGCGCTGTTTGGGCGTTCTGAGTGGCTCTATGCTCCTAGGAATGACGAGAGAAGAGTTGAAGATTGTGTGTCCTGAGGAGGGGGGTCGGGTCTTTTTCCAGCTCCAGAACATCAAGTCGGCCTTAGCT